Part of the Niallia alba genome is shown below.
AGGACCAGCATTGATAGGGACAGCTATAGATGCCTTAGGAATGCCATTAGATGGATCACCTTTGCCAAAAGGATTAAAGTCCGTTCCGATTGATCAAGAGCCTCCTAATCCTTTAAAAAGACCGCCTATTTCTGAATCGATGGAAGTGGGTGTACGTTTAATTGATGGACTGTTAACTGTGGGTACCGGACAAAGAATTGGTATTTTTGCAGGTAGTGGTGTTGGGAAAAGTACATTACTCGGTATGATTGCTAGAAATACAAAAGCAGATTTAAATGTTATTGCATTAATTGGAGAACGTGGAAGAGAAGTACGTGAATTTATTGAACGAGACCTGGGACCAGAAGGTTTGAAAAGGTCCATTGTGGTCGTGGCAACATCTGATCAGCCCGCTTTAATGAGAATAAAGGGTGCGTATACAGCAACTGCCATTGCTGAATACTTTCGAGACAAGGGCTTAAATGTCATGTTAATGATGGATTCTGTAACCCGTGTTGCAATGGCGCAAAGAGAAGTAGGACTAGCTATTGGTGAACCGCCAACTACGAAAGGTTATACGCCTTCAGTGTTTGCGATATTGCCAAAACTTCTTGAGAGAACGGGTACAAACGAAAATGGTAGTATAACAGCTTTTTACACAGTGCTAGTGGATGGTGACGATATGAATGAACCAATTGCAGATACAGTACGTGGTATTTTAGATGGTCACTATGTGTTAGATAGAAACCTTGCAAATAAAGGTCAATATCCGGCAGTTAATGTGTTAAAAAGCGTTAGTCGTGTAATGAATCACATTGTTCCAAAAGAGCATGTAAAAGCTGCTGAACGACTACGAGATCTCTTAAGTACCTATATAAATGCGGAAGATTTAATCAATATAGGTGCATATAAGAAGGGTTCTTCCAAGGAAATTGATATGGCAATTGCGTTATATCCAAATATACTTTCCTATATAAAGCAGGCCACAGATGAGAAAATCTCCATTGAGGAAAGCCTTCATTCCTTATTAACTCTAGTTGGAACAGAGGGATAATAGATGAGCTATCAGTTTAAATTTGAAAAAATCTTAACGATTCGAGAAAGAGAAAAAGAAGAAGCAAGCTCTGCATATAACCTGTCTGTTAATAGATTTGAAGAAGCTGCTGAAAAACTATATGAGCTATTAAAGAGAAAAGAAGATTTAGAAGCCTACCAAGCGGAAAAAATGACTACTGGTTTATCTGTTCAAGAAATTAGGCATCATCAACAATTTGTAGGTAATTTAACGAAAACGATTGAACATGCACAGAAGATGGTGCAAAATGCACGTAATTCGATGGTGTATTTTCAAGAAAAAATGTTAGAGAAGAATATTGAAGTGAAGAAGTTTGTGAAAATAAAGGAAAAAGATCACTCCAATTTTGTAGCATTAGAGAAATTAGAAGAAGCAAAACAAATGGATGATATTTCGCTTCAACAATATATGCAACAAGAGAAGGCAGGTGGATAAATGGAAAATTCGTGGGAAGAAAAAAAGAAATCATTTAACTTTTTCCAGCGTTTTCTTATGATTATCGTGATACCAACTACTTTTGCATTGATCGTTGTTGTGCTATTGCTTATAGCTTCGGGTGCAGATGTTGCAGAGAAAGGAAAAGAGGTGTTAAATGCTATTCCTTTTCTCAATGAAGAAAAAAGAACAACGGATAAACTGCTTGAGAACAATAAAAATACGATTAGTTCTTTACAAACTAAGCTAAAAGAACGAGATGATCTAATAAAGACGCTAGAAACACAATTGGAAAATAGTGAAAATAGAGTTCAATCTGCCAATTCAGATAAGGAAAAGTTACAAAGTGAATTAAATTCTCTCCAATCTGCTCAAGCGGAAACAAAAAAAGCTCTTGCAGAGATTGTGAAAACATATGATACCATGTCTCCCAAAAATGCTGCAGCAATTTTATCTGAGATGAGTGAAAATGAAGCATTGAAAATTTTGGCAGAGCTAAAGCCAGCAAAACTTGCATCGATATTAGAGAAAATGGAACCAGCTGTTGCATCTAAATATACAGAGCTATTATCAGATAAAGCTACAGTAAACCCATAAAGGGCAAACAGTCATCACTGAAAGGGGGTGAAAAATTGAAGCTAGGATTAATTAATTCATGGAGAAATACGGAGTTAGCGAGTGGCAATCAAGAAGTAACAAGCGAAAAAATAGATGGACAGTTTTTATCTATGATAAATGCTTTAAAAACAAATCGCGAACAAAGTAATCCAATCCAAAAGGATAATCAAAAAAAAGATGGGTTAAACGATCTTTTGACAATTCTGTCTAGCTCATCAGATGCGAGTATCGGTTTAGATGGTAAAAGTAACTTGGATGTAGGAAATGACCAGCCATCATCAAATCTTGAACATCTATTGACTACGTATCATCATTTTTCTACTGGGGAAGATTTCCCACATTTAGATACATCGGAAAAGACTAAGATACTAGCTGACCTATTAATTAATATGGAAGATCAAATCACTCAAGTATTAAAGAAACAAAGTAATCCAGAGATAACACAGGATATGTTTAATCATACAGAGTTACCGATCTTGCTTATTGATTTAAAGATGCTTGAGAATACAGTAGAGATGCTGGTTCCAGACATGTCTTTGAAGGGTAAAGTTGCGGAAACAGTTCATGATTTGCAGAGTTTAATACGGTCATTAAATAAAGTCGTAGAAGAAAATTCATCTAATACCATGAAGAATATGGAAAAAGATGAGGATTCTATTAAGGGAAATTGGATTTCAAATGAAAGTAATTTTATCAGCAGATATAATAACTTATCCCAAACCGAGAATAGTTTACCGGTGACTGAGACGAACTTAAAGCAGCAACCTGTACAAAAGGTTGAAGCATCATCAGAAGAACAGTTTAATACGCAAGCTTTGAAACCAGAAATAAAGTCCGATATGCATATTCCTGAAAAACAGATTGATCGGAATGAAGAAATTATTGTAAATCCTAATATTGGATATAAGGAACATATCAATGAGAATCGGGATGATCAAAAAGAGACAAGCTTTCCATCGATTAAGCATGTTAACAATCTTTTGACTATCGGTAATAATTCATACCAAACCGAAAGAGAACTCACTACTGTAGGGATATTCCAAGATGAAATTAGGACATCTTCTGAGGGTAGATTGATTAAAATTGATCAAGCAGAGATCACGCATCAAACAGTTGATAAACATAGTAAGACAAATGATAAATCTGTGAGTGTTAACGAATTGTGGGTGGGAGACGCTCAAGAAGCTGAAGTAATTTCACAGCCGTTAGGGGACTTACATTACGAAAATGAAAATCCAAAAGAGTATCGCTTTTCTTCCGTAACTAGTGCGATTAATACGATAGAAGAAATGTCAACACCAGATAGTAATGAAAAGCAAAAGACCAATCCTACAGCTACTAGTCAGTTTTTTAGTGCAGACAATCAAGGTAATCATGATACAACAGATAAACCTCTCTTACATCCGTCCCAAACTGTAAACAGCGGTATGGAAAGTGTAAAGGAGAATAGCAATACTCCAGATACCAATTCGATCGAAGAAACAGTAGAAGAACAAGTAACAGCTAGTAAGGATCGTGGAGATATTCAAAGACGATATACGACGATTGATACAAACTTATTGGCAATGCAAAATCGACTACTAAAAGAAAAAGGTACTTTCATTACTAGAGAAGCTAATCCAACAAGTGCGAAGTTAACTTCGTCACAAATAAGTCTCCCAAATATTACGCAAGCAGATAGAGGAGAAAATCGTATAGCACAATCGAGTAATGAACTTAAATCGATTATTTCGGCGATTCTTTCTGAGGTGGATAAACAATTAGAAGGAAAGAGTTCAACAGTTGTTCAGAAAGTTATTAATCCTATCATGGTAAGTTCAATAAGAAAATCGAGTGAATTGTTAGTAGCCAATACAAGTCTGAAGGAATCATCTGAAGTGAATCTAGAAGAAGTTGATACAAAAATATTGCCCTCTATACAAAGCACTTTTGTTAAACAACAACCGCTAATGGTACTTTCTAATACAGGAGCAGGGGTACAGCCAAAAAATGTGGAAGAGCAGTTTGCGAAACTATTGGCAAATAGTACATTCACAAAAATTGGAGATACCCAAAAGCTATCTATTCGTTTGGCACCGGATCATTTAGGCTCGATTCGAATTGAATTGACGCAAAATGAAGGAAATATGATTGCGAGAATTATTACAACAACTGCTGAAGCGAAAGAAGTGTTAGATAAACAGCTTACTAGTTTAAAACACGGATTTACTGCCCAAAATCTGCAAGTAGATAAAATAGATATCATCGTGTCTTCTCAACAACAGGAGAAACTTCAAAAAGATCAGCAACAACAGCAAGAGCAACATCAATCTCCATCACAAAGAGAGAAGAAAGAAGCAGATGATGAGGAGAATAACCAAAAAACTTCCTTTTTCGAGGAATTATTAAAAATGGACGTCTAGAGGAGAAAATTACCATGCCAAATACCATTAATGACCCTTCTCTGTATTTATCAGACTATCAGAAATCACAGACATCTACTGGCAGCTCTGTATTAGGAAAAGATGATTTCTTGAAAATATTAATTACCCAATTGCAAAACCAAGATCCTACTAGTCCCATGGATGATAAAGAGTTTATTGCTCAAATGGCTCAGTTCTCTAGCCTTGAACAAATGCAAAACTTGAATACTGCCATGACAAACTTAATTTCCTTGCAAACTCAGTCAAACTTAATTTCTTACGGACAATTTGTAGGACAAGAAGTGAACTGGAGTAAGATTGAAACAGACAAAGCTGGGAATAGTTCACTAACTTCTGGTAGTGGAAAAGTACTCTCTGTTGCTTATACAGATGACAGTGTAGTATTCACGCTTAATGATGGAACAAAAGTAACTCCTGCCAATATTTCAGGTATGAGTACAAATGCAACGGAAAATAACTTGGTACAAGCAAGTCAATTAATCGGAAAAACCATCTCTTATTTAAATGGAAATAAGGAAGAAGTAAGTAATACAGTTCAGTCTGTATCCTTAAAAAATGGACAATTACAATTAACGTTAGACGATGAAGCAGGAAGTAAAATTACTTCGAGTCAAATTACAAAAATTGAATAGGAAGTGATTGGGATGGATAAGCCTATTTATCCTTCAATAAAATCACATGATGCAATAAAAAATGGTATTGAGGCGATTAAGTCTAAATCTAATGCACATAATACGCAAAATAAAATCACATCGTTTTCTAGCCATTTACATCAGTCCATTTCTTCCTTAAATACGCTGAATATCAGCAAACATGCAAATGAGAGACTACAGCAACGAGGAATTGAAATAGATGCTGATAAATGGAAGGCGATTGAAGAAAAAGTCACCCAAGCAAAAAAAATGGGAATTAAAGAATCGCTCGTACTTCTAAATAATGCTGCATTAATCGTAAGTGCTAAAAACAATACAGTGATTACGGCAATGGATCTGGAAGAAGCAACAGACCAAATTTTTACTAATATAAATGGAACAATCATTATGAATTAAAAAGGCTGGACCATAAAATGGAGGCCATAACTGCTGAGTGATAGAGGCAGTTCATTCGAAGGGAGATAATTATCAATGTTACGTTCTTTATATTCAGGAATCAGTGGAATGAAAAACTTTCAAACAAAATTAGACGTTATCGGTAATAATATTTCAAACGTTAATACGTATGGCTTTAAAAAAGGTCGTACAACATTCAGTGATTTAATAAGCCAGACATCAGCTGGTGCAACTGCTCCGTCTGCAACAACTGGTGGTATAAATCCAAAGCAAATCGGTCTAGGATCACAAATCTCTTCTATTGACACAATTGCTACACAAGGGAGCATGCAAACAACAGGAAGAGTACTAGATCTTGCTATTTCAGGTGAAGGTTATTTCGTTGTAGAAGATAGTGCTGGTTCTTCGTTCTTTACAAGATCAGGTAACTTCTACTTGGACGGGGACCGAAATATTGTAAGTTCTAATGGTATGACTTTACAAGTTGCAAATGGTATTACTGGTTTTACACAAGCAGGTGTAACAAGAGCTGGGGCGAACGCAGTATCTGGTACGAAAATTCCAGACACAGCACAAAGCTTCAGTATTTCAGCAGATGGAAAGATTACTTATGTTGATAGTAATGGAGATACACAAGATGCTGGGCAGATTTTAATGGCAAAAGTTTCTAACCCAGAGGGCTTAACAAAAGTTGGTGCAAATATGTATCAAGAATCAAATAACTCCGGCTCATTAGCGGGTCTTCCTAACGTATTTGGTGGATTGGTGTTATCTGGTAATGCGGGATCTGGAACTATTAATAGTGGATTCCTTGAAATGTCAAACGTTGATCTTTCAGAAGAATTCACGGAAATGATTGTTTCACAAAGAGGATTTCAAGCAAATACAAAAATCATTACCACTTCTGATGAAATTCTTCAAGAATTAGTTAACTTAAAACGATAATTTAATTGGAGGGGGGAGGGGCTACCTATTAGGCTAGCCTCTCATATGAAAAATGATACATTTAACTCGACTAAATGGAAAAAAGTTTTTATTAAATGCCTTATTTATTGAGACAGTCGAATCTTTTCCTGATACAACAATTACTTTAACAAATGGAAACAAATTTGTTGTTAAAGAAAGTGAAGAGGAAGTATTAGAGAGAATGAATCATTTTTTTCAAAAAGTGAACCTCTTCGGATTACCGCATGTGGGAGAGAAAGACGATGAAGAATAATAAAGTTATTATTATAATGCTCGTTTTATTACTAGTTATTACACTGGCAGGAGCTGGAGCTTTCATTTATATATGGAAGTTTACTGGCGATCAAAAGGAAAAAGAACCTTCGATCGAAGAAATCTTGGAGTCATCTGTAGATATTGAAGAAATTACAACAAATTTAGCTTCCGATAATTTCATCCGAATATCCTTTAAGATTCAGACAGATAGTAAGAAAGCAAAGGAAGAATTAGAAAAAAGAGACTTCCAAGTTAAGAATATCATTATTCAAGAATTATCTGAGAAGAATACAGAAGATTTAAAAGGAAAAAATGGACAAATTGAATTAGAGAGTGATCTCAAGGATAAAATTAATGAACTGATGCAAGAAGGCAAAGTAGTCCAAGTTTATATTGTAAACTCTCTACTCCAATAAAATAAAAGAGAAAAAGATGGAGGTGAGTAATTTTGTCAGCTGATATTTTATCCCAAAATGAAATTGATGCCCTGCTTTCAGCTTTATCATCTGGTGAAATGGATGCAGATGAGCTCAAAAAAGAGCAGCAGGAAAAAAAGGTTAAGGTATATGATTTCAAAAGAGCGTTAAGATTTTCGAAAGATCAAATTCGCAGTTTAACAAGAATACATGAAAACTATGCTAGGTTGTTAACAACTTTTTTCTCTGCCCAATTAAGAACATATGTGCAAATATCTGTTACTTCAGCAGATCAAATTCCATATGAAGAGTTCATTCGTTCGATACCAAAAATGACGATTTTAAATGTATTTGATGTTCCTCCATTAGAAGGCAGAATCTTGATGGAAGTTAATCCGAACATAGCCTATGCCATGATGGATCGAATGATGGGTGGAAGAGGCAGCAGTATAAATAAAGTAGAAAATTTGACTGAAATTGAAACAAAAATCATGTCAAATACTTTTGAAAGTGCTTTTGATCATTTTAGAGAGGCTATGGAGGATCTAATAGATATTGAACCAAGTCTTGCTGAATTTGAAGTGAATCCACAGTTTTTACAAATGGTTTCTCCGAATGAAACAGTAGTGGTAATTTCCTTGAGTACGACAATTGGAGATACAAGTGGAATGATTAATATTTGTATTCCGCATGTCGTATTAGAGCCTATCATGCCAAAGCTATCTGGCCATTATTGGATGCAGGCAGAGAAGAAAGAAAGATTACCTGAATTTACTTCTCGTTTAGAAGAGAATATTCAGCAGTCGATTGTGCCAATAGTCGCAGAACTAGGTACATCTGATATTTCCATCCAAGATTTTTTAATGTTGGATATTGGAGATGTTATCGAAATGAATCAAACGATACAACAACCCTTAATCATTAAAGTTGGAGATATTCCTAAATTTATTGGACAACCTGGTAAGTTAAATAAAAAAATGGCTGTTCAAGTATTAGGAACTTTAGAGGAGGGGAAGGAAGATGGTGAGTAAGGATATGCTTTCACAAGATGAAATTGATGCTCTCTTAAGGGGAGATAGTGTAACGAACGATAGTCCAGAATTGGATGTGGAAAAGTACTTATCGGATATAGAAAAAGATACCTTAGGGGAAATTGGAAATATATCCTTCGGTAGCTCAGCAACTGCGCTATCTACATTGTTAAATCAAAAAGTAGATATTACAACACCAACTGTCAGTGTAATATCGAAAAATATGCTGTCAGAGGAGTTCCCACACCCATATGTAGCAATAAGAGTCAATTATACAGAAGGATTCTCTGGCATGAACTTGCTTGTAATCGAGCAAGCCGATGCAGCTGTTATTGCTGATTTAATGCTTGGTGGTGATGGATTAAATGCTGATAAAGAAATGCTGGGGGAAATACAGTTAAGTGCAGTGCAAGAAGCAATGAACCAAATGATGGGTTCTGCGGCTACATCCATGTCCACCATTTTTAGCAAAAAAGTTGATATTTCTCCTCCTAGTATCGATATTTTAGACTTTAATCAAGGGGAAGGAACTGAGTCGATTCCTGATGAAGACATTTTCGCAAAAATTTCCTTTCGAATTAAGATTGGAGAGTTAATTGATTCAAATATCATGCAACTATTACAGCTTTCTTTTGCGAAAAAGTTAGTGGAAGGATTATTAAATCCTGATATTGGAGAAGAAGAAGTTTCCAATATTCCCGAAGTCGATTATAATTCAGTATATGAGCCAAAAGAACCGATGCAAGAGTCACGTTCGACAAATAATTATCAGCAAGCTTCTAATGAAATGGCTAATAATCATGTCAATACTCATACTAATAATTCCATTTCGTCAAATGTGAATCATCAGCAACAACATTTTGGCTCAGGACATCATACTACACAAGGTCCACCACCAAACGTGCAACCTGCAGGATTCTCTAATTTTGATACAGCGCCTCAAACGGTTACGGAAACAAAGAACTTGGATATGTTGTTAGATATTCCTTTACAAGTAACGGTTGAGCTTGGAAGAACAAAACGATCTGTTAAAGAGATATTAGAATTATCTTCAGGGTCTATTATTGAATTGGACAAGTTAGCTGGAGAACCTGTTGATATTCTTGTAAATAATCGATTGGTTGCACAAGGGGAAGTAGTGGTAATTGATGAGAATTTCGGTGTTCGTGTAACCGATATTGTTAGTCAAAAGGACCGATTAAAGAATTTAAAATAATTTTTGGGGGTTTTGAGGAAAATGGCACAAAAAATACTAATCGTTGATGACGCAGCTTTTATGCGTATGATGATCAAGGATATTCTATCTAAAAATGGATATGAGATCGTAGGAGAAGCAGCCGACGGCATGCAAGCAATTGAAAAATATAAGGAAACACAACCAGATCTAGTAACAATGGATATCACCATGCCAGAAATGGATGGAATTACTGCATTAAAAGAAATCAAAAATATTAATCCGAATGCGAAAGTTATTATGTGTTCAGCAATGGGACAACAAGCGATGGTTATTGATGCAATACAAGCTGGAGCAAAAGATTTTATTGTTAAGCCATTCCAGGCAGATCGTGTCTTGGAAGCAATCAGTAAAACATTAGGCTAAAAATTAAATTAGAGGGTGCCGAATGTGAATAAAGCAAATTTCTTAATTCGATGTTCACTACTCATCATTGTTCTGCTAGGCTTTGGAAATCAAGCCTATGCAGAACAAATTGATAAAAGTGTATATGACATATTACATAATGAATCGAAAGAGAATAATGTTCAAGAAGATACTGAAAAAGGTACTAAAAAAGATACTGTAGAAGAAGATTCTAAAACCAATGAACAAAATTCGGATCAATCAGACTTACTTCTTGAAGAAACAAATGCGGAAGAAGAAAGTTCTATAGGAGTGACGATTTGGGACTTTGTTAAGATGATTTTTGCAACAATTTTTGTCGTGTTTTTAATGTATTTTATTTTACGATTTATAAATAAAAGAAACCACGGATATAAAAGCTCGCAAATAATTGAAAATATTGGTGGTACAGCACTAGGTGCCAATCGTTCGATTCAATTAATCAAAGTGGGAAAACGTCTATTAATAGTAGGCGTTGGGGATAGCATCCAATTAATAAAAGAGATTGAGGATGAACAAGAGTACAAAGAAATATTGGAAGAGTATAATCGAAAATTAGATCAGCTAGTACAACCAAGCGATATTGTGACAAAGGTGAAGAATATAGTAACTTCTAATCCTTCTACTTCGAAGACAAAAGAATCTTTTTCCATTCGTTTGTCAAAAGAATTAGAACGAATATCAAGTGAACGTAAGGAAAAGATGGAAGTACTAGAGAAGAAAAAGAAAGGATCGTCAGAAAAAAATGAATGAGTTTATGCAGTTTTTTAATAACAATGACCCAGGTAATGTCTCTACTTCTGTTCAATTGTTATTATTATTAACCGTCCTTTCTTTAGCACCTAGTATCATTATATTACTAACTAGCTTTACGAGAATAGTGATTGTTCTTTCCTTTGTCAGAACGGCGCTTGCAACACAACAAATGCCTCCTAACCAAGTAATCGTAGGGTTAGCTTTGTTTTTGACATTTTTTATTATGGCTCCTACTTTTCAGGAAGTGAATGATAAAGCATTAACTCCATTGTTTAATGAAGAAATAACATTGGAAGAAGCTTATGACAATGCTGCATTACCCCTTAAAGAATTTATGAGCAAGCATACGAGGCAGAAAGATTTAGCCTTATTTTTAAATTATTCTAAAGCAGAAGCTCCAGAATCGATTGAGGATATCCCGCTAACGACATTGGTACCTGCTTTTGCGATAAGTGAATTAAAAACAGCCTTTCAAATAGGGTTTATGATTTTTATTCCATTCTTAGTCATTGATATGGTTGTAGCAAGTATTTTAATGTCCATGGGGATGATGATGCTTCCGCCTGTTATGATTTCATTGCCATTTAAAATTCTGTTATTCATTATGGTTGATGGTTGGTATTTAGTTGTAAAATCACTGCTAGAAAGTTTTTAAGAAGGTGAAAATATGTCACAAGAAATGGTTATTTCTATTGCTGAGAAAGGTGTCCTTACCGTTTTAATTATCAGCGGTCCACTGCTAATTATTGCATTAGCAGTCGGGCTAATCATAAGTATTTTTCAAGCAACAACACAAATTCAAGAGCAAACATTGGCATTTGTACCAAAAATTGTGGC
Proteins encoded:
- the fliP gene encoding flagellar type III secretion system pore protein FliP (The bacterial flagellar biogenesis protein FliP forms a type III secretion system (T3SS)-type pore required for flagellar assembly.) — its product is MNEFMQFFNNNDPGNVSTSVQLLLLLTVLSLAPSIIILLTSFTRIVIVLSFVRTALATQQMPPNQVIVGLALFLTFFIMAPTFQEVNDKALTPLFNEEITLEEAYDNAALPLKEFMSKHTRQKDLALFLNYSKAEAPESIEDIPLTTLVPAFAISELKTAFQIGFMIFIPFLVIDMVVASILMSMGMMMLPPVMISLPFKILLFIMVDGWYLVVKSLLESF
- the fliQ gene encoding flagellar biosynthesis protein FliQ, whose translation is MSQEMVISIAEKGVLTVLIISGPLLIIALAVGLIISIFQATTQIQEQTLAFVPKIVAVLVGLVFFGSWMLSHMLSYTKDIFSNLTRFIG